The following coding sequences are from one Panicum hallii strain FIL2 chromosome 5, PHallii_v3.1, whole genome shotgun sequence window:
- the LOC112891592 gene encoding uncharacterized protein LOC112891592, translating to MAGPITHFSHPDHELKLRDHYHSTHSCDLCGETIAGSGYSCHRLRCGFNLHQKCATYPEVLTSFFVHPWHDLTLSRAADGSDGDSPQMCHVCREDVPDGAFLYRCAPCGFAMHPRCSRLPRTVRSELHPEHGLAAVSGMGTCAACGKPCYVWVYRCGLCNVDLHIGCLHGPRPSSRGMGDAGGGTGGQATGASQGGALVGSIVEAGASTLINMLESND from the coding sequence ATGGCAGGGCCGATCACCCACTTCTCCCATCCCGACCACGAGCTCAAGCTCAGGGACCACTACCACTCGACACACAGCTGCGACCTGTGCGGGGAGACGATCGCCGGCAGCGGCTACAGCTGCCACCGGCTTCGCTGCGGCTTCAACCTGCACCAGAAGTGCGCTACGTACCCCGAGGTCCTGACCTCCTTCTTCGTGCACCCGTGGCACGACCTCACCCTCTCCCGCGCCGCCGACGGCAGCGACGGCGATTCGCCGCAGATGTGCCACGTCTGCCGCGAGGACGTCCCCGACGGCGCCTTCCTCTACCGGTGCGCGCCGTGCGGGTTCGCCATGCACCCGCGGTGCTCGCGGCTGCCGCGGACTGTGCGCAGCGAGCTGCACCCGGAGCACGGCCTCGCCGCCGTGTCCGGGATGGGGACGTGCGCGGCGTGCGGCAAGCCCTGCTACGTCTGGGTCTACCGCTGCGGGCTGTGCAACGTGGACCTCCACATCGGCTGCCTCCACGGCCCCAGACCGTCCAGCCGCGGGATGGGCGACGCTGGTGGTGGCACGGGAGGACAGGCCACCGGGGCGTCGCAGGGTGGGGCGCTCGTGGGATCTATCGTGGAAGCTGGAGCATCTACTCTCATCAACATGCTCGAGTCAAACGATTGA
- the LOC112894736 gene encoding coatomer subunit zeta-2, whose product MADFSKESCPSVKNILLLDSEGKRVAVKYFADDWTTNASKLAYEKSVFTKTLKTNARAEAEITLFDGYIVVYKFVHDLHFFITAGDDENELILASVLNGFSDSVGLLLRGDVEKRTALENLDLILLCIDEIIDGGIILETDANTIAGKVATNAVDGSVPFSEQTISQALATAREHLARSLLK is encoded by the exons ATGGCGGATTTCTCCAAG GAGTCTTGCCCTTCTGTAAAGAATATTTTGCTTCTGGATTCTGAAGGGAAGCGTGTTGCTGTGAAGTATTTCGCAGATGATTGGACAACTAATGCATCAAAGTTGGCCTATGAAAAATCTGTTTTCACTAAAACTCTGAAGACAAATGCACGGGCAGAAG CTGAGATAACATTGTTTGATGGTTATATTGTCGTCTACAAGTTCGTACATGACCTTCACTTTTTCATCACCGCTGGAGATGATGAGAATGAACTCATCTTAGCAAGTGTACTAAATGGTTTTTCGGATTCTGTTGGTCTTCTACTCAG GGGTGATGTTGAGAAGCGGACTGCACTTGAGAACTTGGACTTGATACTTCTCTGCATTGATGAAATTATAGATGGCGG CATCATCCTGGAAACAGATGCGAATACCATTGCTGGGAAGGTCGCAACCAATGCTGTTGACGGTTCTGTCCCATTTTCTGAGCAG ACGATATCTCAGGCCTTAGCCACAGCTAGGGAGCACCTTGCAAGATCTCTGCTGAAATGA
- the LOC112895573 gene encoding YJU2 splicing factor homolog, with product MGERKVLNKYYPPDFDPSKIPRRRQPKNQQIKVRMMLPMSIQCATCGTYIYKGTKFNSRKEDVVGETYLGIQIFRFYFKCTKCSAEITFKTDPQNSDYTVESGASRNFEPWREQDEAEDKEKRKRDAEEMGDAMKALENRAMDSKQDMDILAALEEMRSMKSRHAGVSVDQMLEILKRSAHEKEEKAIAELDEEDEELIKSITFRNSGFYVKRIEDDDDDDDDDNLVPGQSSITTKINGSSESVTKPTDVLSKSNGSEGANKEGSKSWMPKLIVKPKSISAHPKRQKTESSAVQDNGKAPVAEQKSEPAIQTNVLQSLCQNYDSGDSE from the exons ATGGGTGAGCGTAAAGTGCTGAACAAGTACTACCCGCCGGACTTCGACCCGTCGAAGatcccgcggcggcggcagcccaAGAACCAGCAGATCAAGGTGCGCATGATGCTCCCCATGAGCATCCAATGCGCCACCTGCGGGACATACATCTACAAGGGCACCAAGTTCAACTCCAGAAAGGAGGATGTCGTCGGAGAG ACATACTTGGGAATACAAATATTTAGGTTTTACTTCAAGTGCACTAAGTGTTCTGCTGAGATCACTTTCAAAACAGACCCTCAGAATTCTGACTACACAGTGGAATCAGGGGCTAGTCGAAATTTTGAACCTTGGCGTGAACAGGATGAG GCAGAAGACAAAGAAAAGAGGAAGCGAGATGCTGAAGAGATGGGTGATGCAATGAAAGCTCTGGAGAATAGAGCAATGGACTCAAAGCAGGATATGGACATACTTGCTGCATTAGAAGAGATGCGCTCCATGAAG TCTAGACATGCTGGCGTCTCTGTTGACCAGATGCTTGAAATTTTGAAGCGTTCAGCTCATGAGAAG GAGGAAAAAGCAATTGCAGAGCTtgatgaagaagatgaagaACTTATCAAGTCAATCACTTTTCGA AACTCTGGATTTTATGTAAAGCGGatagaagatgatgatgatgatgatgacgatgacaaTTTGGTCCCAGGCCAATCGAGCATAACAACAAAG ATCAACGGATCTTCTGAATCAGTGACAAAGCCAACAGATGTTTTAAGCAAATCTAATGGATCGGAGGGTGCCAATAAAGAAG GGAGCAAGAGCTGGATGCCCAAACTTATAGTGAAACCAAAGTCTATCAGTGCACATCCTAAGAGACAGAAGACTGAATCCTCGGCTGTCCAAGACAACGGCAAAGCACCAGTAGCAGAACAAAAGAGTGAACCTGCAATACAAACCAATGTTCTCCAGTCCCTCTGCCAGAACTACGATAGCGGTGATAGTGAGTGA